TGGGAACTTGGACATTGAACCAAAGAGCCGAAGAGCTTGCGGCGTTTTATTTTGAGCCTCGtaatcattaatcaagaacTACAAGCCGACTCAAAGTTCagataaacaaagaaacacctggtcagaaaaaaaaaaaaagggacacttTACTCGtttctgcagaaagacaaaacaGGAGGTGAACGTGTGGCGTGTTACCGAGAGGGCGAAGCTGAGGACCTTCTGGATGAGGTCGGGGGCGGAGATGGCGCCCAGCACTCGCTCGATGCgattcttctcctcctgcatgTCTGCTAGTTTGTGGAGCTGAAAGGAACGAGTGACGGAGACAGACATTCAAGAGATCAatggggaacacacacacacacacacgtgatggaGGACATCTGGGGTCACTGATCACGGCTtcctgtagtgaccagcagggggcgactcctctggtctcaTTCAAGATGActgcttgatttattccctcagtaaacattgtaaacatgagtttatggtctcagcctctagtttcaagtcttcttgtTCATTTAGAGTCAACATGAGCATGAAGCAGGCGTTGCTTTAGGGCGTGGCTAcacaatgattgacaggtttctatcaattaaaaaaaatagggcAAAATTCAGCAAATACAACGACATCAGAACATCCGTCCACAAACCAATGAGACGTTGTGACATTCCTACAGCTTTGCTGATTGTGATCgttgtttacatgtttacatcTCTTGGTTATCATTTAAAGTGAGAATCGGCTTAAGCAACAACTCGTAGTGATGAAGGTTGAATAAAATGTTCGCCGCTGTCTCACCTTCATCATTGTGTCCAACGTGGCGCTGTCGCCGTGCTTCAGCACGGTTAGATACACCTGGAAGACAAAGTCCAATATGACGCGTCTGCGATGCGAAGACAAATCTAATGTTTATTCCCTCCTCTGATGTTTTACCAGCCAACACGCCGGCTACAAGTGGTTTGGCTCACCGGGCTCCGCAGGTCGGCAGGCAGCACCTGCTTTCCCTCCACGTGGTCCCTGAATCTCCGCCGGGCCTCCTCCAGCGTGGGTTTGTGACCCGCCTTCCCCAGCTTCCCCAGAACCAGACCTCTCAGCAGGGCGTCCAGGTGACCTGCAGGACCAACACGCCAGCGGCTGAAGTTATCAGCCCAGAGGGGACGAAGCGGGTCGGTGCCGCGCAACGGGAAGGTTGATCTTACTCACGGTGCcggaatataaaacaaaaaggacggAAGCAGAAATGGACGCTCGCTGCTCACCTTCCCCCGGCTTGCAGTCCCAGCCGAGCTCCAGGCCGATGGGGGTGAACAGGTCCCGGATGAACTCCTGGATGTCCTCGTGGAACTCGGTGTGGGACAGCAGCGAGGACAGCACCCCCAGGTTGCTGCTGAGGTCGCTCCAGACCGTGTAGTTGGGCTCGTTGACGAACGCCTCCATCAGCTTCAGCACCTCCACCGTGCTGATCATGCCTGCGCGAGACTGAAGCCACACGACCAGCTCAGGAGGCCAGTTTCTCTAAAACTAAATCACGTCCCACCGGATAAAAGCATTCAACCAGAATTCACTTTACTGACAATAAATCGCTTCGTGCTCGTAAACTGTTTAAGAAACTACATGTCAGATATTAAACACCTCAAAGAGTAAAAATCCACAATCCCTCATTTTTCCTTTCTATCCAGCGCCGTCGGGTTACACGGGACGAAAGTCtcattaagaaaaacaaacaaacaaacaaacaaacaaacaaacatgttgtaGCtccgtgagtgagtgagtgagtcacCAGGGAGAAGAGGTCGTTCTGCAGGCCGAGTCGGTCCACGGGCGGCAGGCTGAGGTCCCGGACCCCCGGCAGCAGGCTCTCCAGCATGGCCGTGCTGTACTGGATGCGGTAGAAGCCCACGGTGCCGGGGTTGATCTGTGAGCAGCGCGGACACAACTGGGTCAGAACGTGTCACTCCGTCACCCCGCGGCGCCGAGCTAACGCTAACGCTCAGCTTTTAGTCAACtcggaagaggaagagcagcctGCAGCCTCTAAAACGTAGTCGATCATTTACAGAGCGCAGTAAAAGCCTCTTCACCCTTCAGTCACACTGCCGATGGAAGCTTCTACCCGCGAGACGTCCAACGAGTCCACTCACATTCTACTCTAAAATCAGCAGACTAGAATATAACAGATTCAATCCTCACACAGAGAACATCTGAGGCCCAAAGAGAATCTGAGCTAAAAAGACACGGCGACAAATCAAAAGCAGAGTGTTGGACCCGTGTAGATCCATGGACGACGGCTTTAGCCAGAGTTCTGGGTCCGATGACCACTTCCTACCACGAGAGTCTGAACGTTCACTCGTGACTCACAACTTCAAAGCTTAACTTTGTTTCTGAGCGAAAAAGACAAACGCGGCGCCGTCTTAACGTTTTACACGTATGACGCAGAGAGGTCGTAGAATTAGGAGCACGAACAAGTGACCACATCACTATTTCACAGGGAAAGAGCAGCAAACACATTAAAACTACATTTCCATAAAATCAAACGGAATGTTTAAATAACTGATATTAGAGACACGCTAGATGACACCTCGTCCAACAGAGTCCGACTATCAGCAGGTTCACATCATGGTTTTATTCACCGCTCTGACTGGGCGACTGGCCCTCACCTTGATCCACTGGTCGGGCGCCACGCCGCTCAGGGTCACGGTGGTCTCGGGTCTGTCCAGCAGAACCTTGAGCTTCGTGCATTTGGGGTCCTCGCTGGTGCAAATGCTGACGGGGACCATCCAGCTGGGGCAGCTCTCACCTGCCCGACGGCACGCCagtcaaaagcaaagcagagataCGTGATCCACCAATATAAAATTAACATAACGAATATATAGTATCAGGCAGTAACAAGGGGTAACAGAAAGAACGTCAATTGTAATATGGTATTAAACCCTCACCGTTGTGTGGTCCACTGGCACAGAACTTCTTCTGAGATAACTTGAGGATGCGCTCGTCACCCTGCTATGAATAGGCATCGtggttagagtgtgtgtgtgtgtgtgtgtgtgtgtgtgtgtgtgggtctcagCTGCTCGGTCTGCGGACAGAGCTGCTGACGTTCATTTTGAATGGTCCAGTCTGCAGTTTAATCCGGTGACActcaccttctcctcttccACCACGATGATGGGGAAGCCCATCTGTTTGGTCCAGGAGCTCATCACCTCGGCGATGGGTTTCCCGCTGGCCTGTTCCAGACATTCCCACAGGTCCTCTGTGGGAGACAGCCGGCAGGTCGGAGGGATTaatggggaaataaaaaaaaaaaatttaaaaatcgaTTCAACTTTCACCCTGAAGGGGAAAACGTTTCCAGCGCGTTCTCACCTGTCGAAGCGTTCTTATGTTGGAACTTCAGAAGATAGGCGTTCATTCCTTTCCTGAAGTCCTACAAGAGGAAGAGTGAGCGGTGAACCTCGATATGAAACCACGCCGGCGGCAACGCGGAGACAACGGCGCGAGCGTTAGACAACCAACCTCGTCCCCCGTCCAGTTGTGCAGCATGCGGATCACCGACGCCCCTTTGCTGTAGGAGATGGCGTCAAAGATTTCATCCACCTCGGACGGATGGCCCACGTTCACCTGGAGCACAGACACCAACGTGTTAGCGAGTCAGACTTAGAGCCTCCCGCGCTGCGTGGCGGGTGGGGGCTCACCTCGATGGGGTGGCTGCTGTCCAGCGCGTCCAGGTCCAGAGCGCGGGTGTAGTCAGCAGAGACAAACTGGGTCCAGATGTCGTATTCTGGGAAGCAGTGGTCCACACACAGGTACTCGATCCAGGATGCAAATCCCTCATTGAGCCACAGGTGGGTCCACCATtcctgtttacacacacacacacacacacacacacacacacacacacacacacacacgggtcctCAGGGTTCTTCACTATAGTTCCCTATGATGCTCTACAATAAAGATACTAATGAGTATTAAGATCTTCCTTTCTTTTAATTAGAGATCCAGTTATTGAATCATTACTTCCATGATGCGTTTGTTACGATGACTTTCGTACTCAGAGCTGATCATGAAATCTAAATGGTTTCGGTCAGTTTCACAAACGGCTGTGGAGAGACAACGGcttgttaccatggtgactaaGTTTCCGAACCACTGGTGGGCGAGTTCGTGTCCGACCACCAGCGCCACCCACTGCCTGGAGGACGAGCAGGAGTTCTTGGGGTCGATCAGCAGCGCCGTCTccctggaaacaacaacaacaacaacaacaacagagtgAGGCCGGCGTGCAGGTGGCTGGAGCCGGCCGCCATGTGTGTGCTCATCACACGCCTGAACAGCTAACAGGTGGCGGCACGCCGGCGGAACATAAGGCAATTAAAAAGCCTTCAAGGCGGTCAACCGAGAAACGAGACCGGACGGCACGAGAAGGTCGAAGGAAACAAGACACGGCGGGTTTACTGTTATTCTATATccttattgtcattattaatatCAGTGCCCGCCACCAGAGCCGCGAGATGCTGCTCGTTGTGTCCGAACCGCAGAACCCGAGATTACTAGAATATGAAAAAAGTATCATGTTGGAGCGCTGGAAAGTCAACTACTCCGACTCCTCTGAGCTGGGAACATGAGGACTAATACGAGAGGACTAGAGTTCatggctcagtgtgtgtgtgtgtgtgtgtgtgtgtgtgtggcgtacTAGAGTCTCACCTGTAGGTAACAAGGCCCCAGTTCTCCATGGCACCTGAGGGGAAGGGAGCGGCACACGTTACACATCGTCAGTGGGGACGTCTGAAGTCCTGAACGTGGAGTTGGCAGCTACTCACCAGCAGCAAAATCAGCGATGGCTATTAGATCAATTTTAGGCAACGGATAAGGAACGCTGAAGTAGTCTTTGTAGAACGGTAAGGTCTTAGTCGCAACCTGcggagaaaccccccccccagaaaaatcAGCTTTTAAATGTCGGGACTCATTTATGATCAACTCCTCAAAGACCAAACTGCTGCGTAGACTCCGCGGAGCCGCCTGGGCTCGGCGCGAGAATCCAAACGTCGTCTCTCACCTCCAGCGCAAACTTCCCTTGCTCCGCCTTGCCGACCGGCGTGTAGACGCGCACCGTGATGCCGTCCGACGACTGGCTCTCCACGAAGTCGTACTCCCCGATGACGAACGCGACGAGGTAGGTGGACATGATGGGCGTAGTGGCGAACTTCACCTCCACCAGGTTTGCGTCCTCCGGGCACGGCTTCCGGTCGATGACATTCtggacggagggacggaggcGGTCGGGTTAAGCCGCCGACGTCGGCGCGTCGCCGCTGAAGTTGCGACCTTCTGATTCTCTTGTGCTCTCACAGAGAGATGTTGCGCAATGCTGCCAGACACAAAGTCTAAAGCTGCACTGGCAGCTGTGGAggctgaaatgtttattaaacgCCACACGGTCGCAGTCTGGTTCCGACAAACCATCAGCGGGGGACATTTCCACAGTCAACACTTGAAGTGCACGAATCACCTGGAAACCACTAACGGCGACGCTCTGTAAAAGTAAACCTTTAACCGGATTGTGCAACTAAGCTAATCATctggaaattacatttaaaaaaaaaatgcatttttcttatCGCTTCCAAATCATTAAAAGATTATAACCATCAATGTGTCTGTGGCTCTTAGTCCATTGGTTCCTACGGAGGACATTAGTCTTCGTAAATACAAAGTATTTTCTTACTGTAGTTTTTTCTAAAAATCAGCAGAAAAGGAGGAAATAGTGCATTTGTTGGAGACTATTTGGTGCTGTGCTGGGTGTCTGTGACAGCAGGGCAGTGTGCTCTGGAAGAGactaaataaactaaagtgtgtgtttatggtaaTTAAGGAACACGTCACCCGGGGCAACGGCGAGGCTCACTGTACTTAAGGgctcagaggaagaggagacgtcGGGCTGTGATTCACAAACAATGCCTGTTAGCAGAAGCCTTTGTACCCGAGGGAACAACTCTTCATACCTAATCGCCAGACTTCTCCCTTCACATCAGTGTCGACACTTCTGGCCTGCAGTTATCACAGCACTCGTAGACGCTCGCCCCGACCCTCAATGTTTGTGCCCCACTTTTTTAAAGAAGGGGTCAAAGTAGACTTGCTGAGAAGATGAATTTGGCTCGTTAGTAATGATCCGAGACCGCGGAGCATCGGTGATGCAATTTGGCTGCAAGCGGAACTTAATGAAAAAAGGACTCTTTGTCTCTACGGTAGTTTGCATTTCCCACAACGGCAAAAATAACATTAGCCAAGAGGTAAAATATGCAGCGGCAGTGTGCCCACTGTTATGTAAGCTAAAGTGGGAAAgtggaggcacacacacacacacacacacacacacgtaatagAAAGTTGGCAGCAGAGCGGGACTCTGGCGTCTGGAGCCTCGGCGGAGAGACCATGTGACACGTACCATATTTGACAAGGCTACGCGGTCCTTGGGAACTATCAGAGCGATGTCAAAGGTGGCTTTGATAGCTGGCTCATCCCAGCAGGGGAAAGCTCTGCGAGCATCCGTAGCctgggggagaagaggaggggcagTTATTACATGAGGATACGCTCTATAAAAACCTCACGATAACCTCGTCAAATCCTTTTATTACTGCTTCTCTGCGCTGGTTGTGGGTCTGACAATGAAAAAGATACAAAGAGCAACCAGCTGCATCTGCAGactgttgtgtgcgtgtgcttttatTCCAAGTCTTGGCCGGCGGTGGGGAACAGCTTTCACGTTTCATCGATGGAAACCTAAAGACTTCTGGTATTTTCCTCTTGCATTTGTCCTTTCAGGAGTCATTTGGCTGTGTGAGCAGCAGCGGCCTCTTTTTGTTACAGGAGCTGTGCTACACTCAGAGCGCTCTATTTATTGTCTCCGTCAGGTGAAAAAAAGAACCCACCTGCCAGCTGTTTTTCAATGCAGACATaccaaaaacaacatatttagtTGTGGCATTtcctttgaataaaaaaaaaccccagagcCGATGATTAGATCTGCTGACCAGCCCTGGAACAAAGGGgcctttcatttcttttctggtCGCGCTCCTGAAACATTTCCCACTTTGGCGAGCGGTCCGTGCGAGTCGCTGCGAATCCCACCCGGTTTCAACGCATGACGTGGGGAAGTAACCCGGAGACTTCTTCAGCGGCTAAAGTAGTGCCATTAATCTTTTAGATCATAAAGATATGTTCTCCTCTCAGCTGGTGTTCAGTAGGCGGGTTCTCAACTTCGCTCTCAAGCGACTACTTCCGTCCCTTTGTGTGCGCTCGAGTTTAACACTTCCGCCTAACTTTTTGGATGCACAcatcccttccctccctccctcattacttccttccctccctccagctGAAATGTTGCCAATGATGCAAAGCGATTAAGATTGGTGCATTTATTTcggtaaaaaaaagatctctTTAAAATGAGAAATATGGGGTTGTAGACACTCCAATCATCCACATTCTACCAGCTGTGTCTCCCCCCGTCGCCCTCTCGTCACCTTATCTCCCTACATTTATCTTATCCAGCGTGCGCACACAAGCGTGGGGCTGTAAACAGTAGCTGGAGACCCGGCGGGTTCTAATTGAagagcccctcctcccccccacatgAACAAGCAGGATGACATTTGAGACATTGACTCATCTGTAGGACACATTCTCCCCCACCCAacccaaccaaccaaccaacaagTCACATGACCGCCACGCCCCTCGCGTGATGCAACAAGCCGCGGGTTGAGCAACACGCTCAAATTCCCCAAACATCCCGTTTGACTCGCTCACCTCAAACTGAGTGACGGCAGCGTAGCGGACCTCCCCGGTGGGGGCCGTGTATTTACTCCTATAGAACCCCTTCATTTTGTCGTTCAGCTCCCCGACAAAATCCACCTTCAACGTGCCAGAGCCtgcggaaggaaggaagggttAATACGTCATTCTTCAAGAGCATTACGGGTGAAAAGTGTTCCCTAGAAGGACGAGCTGCCGCTCACCTTTCTGTAAGGCGCTAGGAAACGACAAGGTGACTTTCTCGTCCTCATTCTGATAGTTGAATCCTGTGGCGTTAATTTCTGAATAGAGGGGAAGACAAAGACACGGCAGCGTGAGCGTGCAACACCCCCCCCTTCCTATTTCAAATAGTCGATACCTACAAACTGCAACTTGGTGCATTATTAACGGAGAAGAGCGCGAGCCTCACCATCGCCACCCGGCAGCACGAAGGACGCCGTGATGATGTCGATGTCGGCACAGTTCATCACAATCTGATTTGTGGCTTGTGTAACCTGTAAATATTGACATGAAACAGCACAATTTAACCTCTGCAATATCTGCGTTGGCGTAAAACTCCAACAAGACCTGAGAGTGTAGAAGGAAGTGGTTTGTTTTGAGTAGTTCTGAGAGCTGAACGCTTCGTGTTATTCAACGTTAATAGTGTCAGTTAGTGGCGACGGCCACTATTAATGCGCAGCGGCAGAGAAGAACCGTATTTCAGACGTCTGTGCACAAATCGCGGGGAAAACGGTCGTTACTTAAACTGCTGGAgagttttcacattttttcaagCAGAGGATTCCAATAAACTTTCATTAGGAGTTTGCAATTTACTCCCCAAACATCTAAATGACACTTTTGGATACATGTACGTCTTAATTGGATGTCTAATCCATACGGTTGGTTTAAATACGCTAATAGAGATCACACGTTGAACAGTAACAAGCACATGATCTCCTAAAAACACATTCCTCGTGCTGGGCGTCAGTTCTGTCGTCGTGCCAACAAGA
The sequence above is a segment of the Gasterosteus aculeatus chromosome 9, fGasAcu3.hap1.1, whole genome shotgun sequence genome. Coding sequences within it:
- the npepps gene encoding puromycin-sensitive aminopeptidase codes for the protein MLLLLGRRVPLSFVHRLTTCRPPPRPVLLRSALLKLSAITGATHTTVFVSATGQHTGTMPERRPFVRLPADVYPVNYGLCLKPDLIDFTFEGKLEALVEVTQATNQIVMNCADIDIITASFVLPGGDEINATGFNYQNEDEKVTLSFPSALQKGSGTLKVDFVGELNDKMKGFYRSKYTAPTGEVRYAAVTQFEATDARRAFPCWDEPAIKATFDIALIVPKDRVALSNMNVIDRKPCPEDANLVEVKFATTPIMSTYLVAFVIGEYDFVESQSSDGITVRVYTPVGKAEQGKFALEVATKTLPFYKDYFSVPYPLPKIDLIAIADFAAGAMENWGLVTYRETALLIDPKNSCSSSRQWVALVVGHELAHQWFGNLVTMEWWTHLWLNEGFASWIEYLCVDHCFPEYDIWTQFVSADYTRALDLDALDSSHPIEVNVGHPSEVDEIFDAISYSKGASVIRMLHNWTGDEDFRKGMNAYLLKFQHKNASTEDLWECLEQASGKPIAEVMSSWTKQMGFPIIVVEEEKQGDERILKLSQKKFCASGPHNGESCPSWMVPVSICTSEDPKCTKLKVLLDRPETTVTLSGVAPDQWIKINPGTVGFYRIQYSTAMLESLLPGVRDLSLPPVDRLGLQNDLFSLSRAGMISTVEVLKLMEAFVNEPNYTVWSDLSSNLGVLSSLLSHTEFHEDIQEFIRDLFTPIGLELGWDCKPGEGHLDALLRGLVLGKLGKAGHKPTLEEARRRFRDHVEGKQVLPADLRSPVYLTVLKHGDSATLDTMMKLHKLADMQEEKNRIERVLGAISAPDLIQKVLSFALSEDVRPQDTVFVIGGVAGSSKQGRKAAWKFVKDNWEELYNRYQGGFLISQLIKYTVDGFAIDKMAAEVKSFFESHPAPSAERTVQQCCENINLNVAWLKRDADDIARYLLQRKGPPV